A genomic stretch from uncultured Cohaesibacter sp. includes:
- a CDS encoding sodium:calcium antiporter, translating into MMAELPLPYILAIMTAATGVILVCGLRMTDLADQIADRTGFGEALIGGVLLGAATSLSGTIVSLTAALDGRASLAFANSIGGIAAQTAFLAVGDLIYRRANLEHASAEITNLFQAGLLMLLLSIPFLASTTPELTFIGMHPLSLAIPTIYGFGLLATRWVKENPMWEPVHTEVTRFDRPEEEGPEAKSAGRLILAFFVMAIFLSVAGWAIARSAAVLSDRIGLSETLVGALMTAVITSLPELVTTLAAVRRGALQLAVGGIIGGNTFDTLFLTIADAGYRDGSLYHAISNADLFWNAVALVMTALLMLGLLLRQKEGTAKIGFESVALFLVFGGAVALQSAMG; encoded by the coding sequence ATGATGGCAGAACTCCCCCTGCCTTATATTCTAGCCATTATGACCGCAGCAACAGGGGTCATTCTCGTTTGTGGCCTGCGCATGACGGACCTTGCTGACCAGATCGCAGACAGGACAGGATTTGGCGAAGCCTTGATTGGCGGCGTGCTGCTTGGGGCGGCAACGTCCCTTTCAGGCACAATCGTTTCGCTCACGGCCGCGCTTGATGGGCGCGCTTCTCTGGCTTTTGCCAACAGCATTGGAGGCATTGCGGCACAAACGGCCTTTCTTGCGGTGGGTGATCTGATCTATAGACGGGCCAATCTGGAACATGCCTCCGCTGAAATCACCAATCTGTTTCAGGCCGGGCTACTGATGCTCTTGCTCTCCATTCCTTTTCTGGCCTCTACCACTCCGGAATTGACTTTCATCGGCATGCACCCACTGTCACTTGCCATTCCCACCATCTATGGCTTCGGCCTGCTCGCTACACGCTGGGTGAAGGAAAATCCCATGTGGGAGCCGGTGCATACGGAGGTGACCCGCTTTGACAGGCCCGAAGAGGAAGGCCCTGAAGCCAAGAGTGCGGGGCGTCTCATTCTGGCGTTCTTCGTGATGGCGATTTTTCTCTCTGTTGCAGGCTGGGCTATTGCCCGCTCAGCCGCCGTTCTATCGGACAGGATCGGCCTTTCGGAAACCCTTGTCGGCGCCTTGATGACCGCTGTGATCACCTCTCTGCCGGAACTGGTCACGACTTTGGCCGCAGTGCGACGCGGTGCACTTCAGCTCGCAGTGGGAGGCATCATCGGCGGCAACACCTTCGACACTCTGTTTTTGACCATTGCAGATGCAGGCTACCGCGATGGTTCGCTCTATCATGCCATCAGCAATGCGGATCTATTCTGGAATGCGGTGGCTCTGGTGATGACGGCACTTCTCATGCTTGGCTTATTGCTACGCCAGAAAGAAGGCACAGCGAAAATCGGCTTTGAGAGCGTTGCATTGTTTCTGGTGTTTGGCGGAGCCGTGGCGTTACAATCTGCCATGGGATAA
- a CDS encoding MgtC/SapB family protein — MSTNILYWANDSWLGMDVIAIRLTIALLLGAVVGFEREWRRNAAGLRTHILVSLASALLAILSIDIAHMPAFQGDAIRIDPFRLIEAVTSGVAFLAAGLIVFSRGRVRNLTTGAGMWLAGTIGLATGFGFWQVAILTTMLAFVVLGLLGLLKARIHHEAEEEEESE; from the coding sequence ATGAGTACAAACATCTTATATTGGGCCAATGATAGCTGGCTGGGCATGGATGTGATCGCCATCCGTTTGACGATCGCCCTGCTACTGGGCGCTGTTGTCGGGTTCGAGAGGGAGTGGCGCCGCAATGCAGCTGGTCTGCGCACCCATATTCTGGTCAGCCTCGCCTCGGCGCTGCTGGCCATCCTCTCCATAGACATCGCCCATATGCCAGCCTTTCAGGGGGATGCAATCCGGATCGATCCCTTTCGTCTGATCGAGGCAGTTACCTCCGGGGTGGCCTTTCTTGCGGCCGGGCTGATCGTGTTCAGTCGCGGACGCGTGCGCAACCTCACGACAGGTGCGGGCATGTGGTTGGCAGGCACCATCGGGCTGGCAACTGGTTTCGGCTTCTGGCAGGTTGCGATTCTGACGACCATGCTGGCCTTTGTCGTGCTCGGTCTGCTGGGCCTCTTGAAAGCCAGAATTCACCATGAAGCCGAAGAAGAAGAAGAAAGCGAGTAG
- a CDS encoding isochorismatase family cysteine hydrolase, whose translation MTMTRDLPLDPSVSALLFVDVQNFSCSRKGGEFADLSEQELEEKCGWFFEKAESETVPNMQALQAKCREKGIEVMYTTIESLTLDGRDRSLDYKITGFNVPKGSWDGKVIDAIAPQGDEIVLPKSSSSVFVSTHIDYILRNLGIKQLVICGMLTDQCVESAIRDACDLGYLVTEVTDACLTLTKERHDNSLKAIKGYCRQITTAQLLEELG comes from the coding sequence ATGACCATGACCCGTGACCTACCCCTTGATCCTTCCGTTTCCGCGCTGTTGTTTGTCGACGTGCAGAATTTCAGCTGCAGCCGCAAGGGCGGCGAGTTTGCCGATCTGAGCGAGCAGGAGCTGGAAGAAAAATGCGGTTGGTTCTTTGAAAAGGCCGAATCGGAAACCGTGCCAAACATGCAGGCCCTGCAAGCCAAATGTCGGGAGAAGGGCATCGAGGTGATGTATACCACCATCGAAAGCCTGACCCTTGATGGCCGGGACCGCTCGCTTGATTACAAGATCACCGGTTTCAATGTGCCCAAGGGGTCTTGGGATGGCAAGGTGATCGACGCAATCGCCCCTCAGGGGGACGAAATCGTGTTGCCCAAAAGCTCGTCATCGGTTTTCGTGTCCACCCATATCGACTATATCTTGCGCAATCTGGGCATCAAACAGCTGGTTATCTGTGGCATGCTGACAGACCAGTGCGTGGAAAGCGCCATTCGGGATGCTTGCGATCTTGGCTATCTGGTCACCGAGGTGACGGACGCTTGCCTGACGCTCACAAAGGAGCGCCATGACAATTCCCTCAAGGCGATCAAGGGCTATTGCAGGCAGATCACCACTGCCCAATTGCTGGAGGAATTGGGATAG
- a CDS encoding N-formylglutamate amidohydrolase: protein MTLLLQAGDPSPSHIINPEGTCPILLACEHAGQGIPAALGDLGISREQLDMHIGWDIGAAALTRLLSERLNATAILQHYSRLVIDCNRPPEAQDSVPEVSDRVTIPANIDAENKLARVDEIFTPYQAEISRLLDSGRYKAAISIHSFTPVMQGVPRPWDIGFLFGKHEDTSRRLAAFLQQSYPWMTIGFNEPYKVSGLSDWFVPRHGEARGLPHSLIEVRNDHISGKEGQEKWADILAASFRHFLKEVSA, encoded by the coding sequence ATGACGCTATTGTTGCAAGCTGGCGATCCTTCGCCGTCCCATATTATCAATCCCGAAGGGACATGCCCCATTCTTCTGGCCTGTGAGCATGCCGGGCAGGGGATACCCGCCGCGCTCGGTGATCTGGGTATCAGTCGCGAACAGCTGGATATGCATATCGGGTGGGACATTGGCGCAGCGGCACTGACGCGCCTGCTCTCCGAACGCTTGAATGCGACAGCCATCCTGCAGCATTACAGCCGTCTGGTCATCGACTGCAACCGCCCGCCAGAGGCCCAGGATTCCGTGCCTGAAGTCAGTGATAGAGTGACCATTCCGGCCAATATCGATGCGGAGAACAAACTGGCGCGCGTGGACGAGATCTTCACCCCCTATCAGGCTGAAATATCGCGCCTGCTCGACAGCGGACGCTATAAGGCGGCCATTTCCATTCACAGCTTTACCCCCGTCATGCAGGGCGTACCGCGCCCCTGGGATATCGGGTTTCTCTTTGGCAAGCATGAAGATACATCCCGCAGGCTTGCTGCTTTCCTTCAGCAATCCTACCCTTGGATGACGATCGGTTTTAATGAACCCTATAAGGTGAGTGGGCTTTCTGATTGGTTCGTGCCCCGCCACGGGGAAGCAAGAGGCCTGCCGCATTCTCTCATCGAGGTGCGCAACGATCATATTTCAGGCAAGGAAGGTCAGGAAAAATGGGCCGATATTCTTGCCGCATCCTTTCGGCACTTTCTCAAAGAGGTTTCTGCATGA
- a CDS encoding branched-chain amino acid ABC transporter permease has translation MELLLQQTVNAIALGGSYALLALGLAVVFSIMGLINFAHGELMTIAGYVLMYCGLAGVPFAIAAALAIGAAMLAAVLMEMIAFRPVRNASGETMLVTSFAVSMVLQVLFQNFIAARSQPVLLPQLLSDSISIFGLVIGVNKIAAIVATIVMLAFLDWFMRKQKHGIAMRAAAEDFAVARLMGIRANTVISAAFALSGLLAGVAAVLWVSQRASVDPLMGFAPVLKAFIAAILGGLGSLRGAVAGGFVLGFIEIYLAAFLPSDMQEFREPIGLGIVVLIMLFRPNGLIPAASLKAEKV, from the coding sequence ATGGAACTTTTGCTGCAACAAACTGTCAATGCCATCGCTCTGGGGGGCTCCTATGCCTTGCTCGCTCTGGGGCTTGCCGTTGTCTTCTCCATCATGGGATTGATCAATTTCGCCCATGGTGAATTGATGACCATCGCGGGCTATGTGCTGATGTATTGCGGGCTGGCGGGTGTACCCTTCGCCATTGCCGCCGCGCTTGCCATTGGCGCTGCCATGCTGGCTGCCGTGCTGATGGAAATGATTGCCTTTCGGCCCGTGCGCAACGCCTCTGGGGAAACCATGCTCGTAACCTCCTTCGCGGTGTCCATGGTGCTGCAGGTGCTGTTCCAGAATTTCATCGCGGCGCGTTCCCAGCCAGTGCTGCTGCCGCAACTTCTCTCCGATAGCATCAGCATTTTCGGTCTGGTCATCGGGGTGAACAAGATTGCCGCGATAGTTGCAACCATCGTCATGCTGGCCTTTCTGGACTGGTTCATGCGCAAGCAGAAACACGGCATTGCCATGCGGGCTGCGGCGGAGGATTTTGCTGTCGCTCGTCTGATGGGCATCCGAGCCAACACGGTCATCTCCGCAGCCTTTGCGCTGTCTGGCCTTCTTGCCGGGGTGGCTGCTGTGCTGTGGGTGTCCCAGCGCGCGTCCGTTGATCCGTTGATGGGGTTTGCGCCCGTACTCAAAGCCTTCATTGCCGCCATTCTCGGCGGATTGGGTTCGCTTCGCGGTGCTGTGGCCGGTGGTTTTGTGCTCGGTTTCATCGAGATTTATCTGGCGGCCTTCCTGCCTTCTGACATGCAGGAATTTCGCGAACCGATTGGGCTGGGCATCGTTGTCCTCATCATGCTATTCCGTCCGAACGGGCTGATTCCGGCAGCCAGCCTTAAGGCTGAGAAAGTGTAA
- a CDS encoding ABC transporter ATP-binding protein: MLKVSSLHVRYGAVQAVRGVDFEIREGEIVAFLGANGAGKSSTLNAIAGLVEAHAGKIEFAGRDITDLAPETLTPLGLALSPEGRRVFPALSVSENLLMGAYSVKDKGRIKDAWERIYSLFPILYERKDQLAGTLSGGQQQMLAVGRALMSGPRLLLLDEPSLGLAPLIVEQVFDLISILRDQKVTIALVEQNVAKSLEIADRGYILAGGEVVGSGAASDLMSEGGLEDTFLGA; this comes from the coding sequence CTGTTGAAAGTATCCTCGCTGCATGTGCGGTATGGCGCTGTACAAGCGGTTCGCGGGGTCGACTTTGAAATCCGGGAAGGCGAGATCGTCGCCTTTCTGGGCGCCAATGGTGCGGGCAAGTCTTCCACGCTCAATGCCATTGCTGGTCTGGTTGAAGCCCATGCGGGCAAAATCGAATTTGCCGGGCGGGATATCACCGATCTGGCACCGGAAACGCTGACGCCACTGGGGTTGGCACTTTCGCCCGAAGGCCGCCGTGTGTTTCCGGCCTTGTCTGTTTCAGAAAATCTGCTGATGGGCGCCTATAGCGTCAAGGACAAGGGCAGGATCAAGGATGCTTGGGAACGGATCTATTCGCTCTTTCCCATCCTATATGAACGCAAGGACCAATTGGCAGGAACCCTCTCTGGTGGTCAGCAGCAGATGCTTGCTGTCGGGCGCGCCCTGATGAGTGGCCCGCGCCTGTTGCTGCTTGATGAACCATCGCTCGGTCTTGCCCCGTTGATTGTTGAACAGGTGTTCGACCTGATCTCCATTCTCAGGGACCAGAAGGTGACCATTGCTCTTGTCGAGCAGAATGTCGCCAAGAGCCTCGAAATCGCCGACCGTGGCTATATTCTGGCTGGTGGTGAGGTTGTCGGGTCGGGGGCCGCTTCGGATCTGATGTCCGAGGGCGGTCTTGAAGATACATTTCTTGGAGCGTGA